From Acidithiobacillus sp., the proteins below share one genomic window:
- a CDS encoding UDP-2,3-diacylglucosamine diphosphatase: MMVQGADLGNGPVLFISDLHLCPGQPALTALFRHFCLHEGRAARAVFILGDLFDYWVHRDQAAEAPYAEILALLHGLHQQGTAVYLMVGNRDFALDAAFLAQSGIRALSDPALLQLGDQRILLTHGDLLCSDDHRYQRFRRVIRHPLTRLTLGRLPYAWLQCIARGLRRGSSRAVQAKAPVITDANPQTIVTALHGEGVFALDGATYDILIHGHTHRPVWEQRPEGRRMVLGAWDVDSAQIGRWENGQWSLQLLSPP; this comes from the coding sequence ATGATGGTGCAGGGTGCAGACCTTGGTAATGGCCCCGTGCTGTTTATCTCTGACCTGCATCTGTGCCCCGGACAGCCCGCACTGACCGCCCTCTTCCGCCATTTTTGTTTGCACGAGGGTCGGGCCGCGCGGGCCGTTTTTATTCTGGGCGATTTGTTTGACTACTGGGTGCATCGGGATCAGGCGGCGGAAGCGCCTTATGCAGAAATCCTGGCCCTGCTCCATGGGTTGCATCAGCAGGGGACTGCGGTGTATCTCATGGTCGGTAACCGGGACTTTGCCCTGGATGCCGCGTTTCTGGCGCAGTCCGGTATCCGCGCCCTGTCCGACCCGGCGCTGCTGCAACTGGGCGATCAGCGTATCCTGCTGACCCACGGTGACTTGTTATGTAGCGACGATCATCGTTACCAGCGCTTTCGCCGGGTGATTCGCCATCCGTTGACTCGACTCACGCTGGGCCGCCTGCCTTATGCCTGGCTCCAGTGTATCGCCCGCGGATTGCGTCGCGGCAGTAGCCGCGCAGTGCAGGCCAAGGCACCAGTCATAACCGATGCCAATCCGCAGACCATCGTCACCGCCCTCCACGGGGAGGGCGTTTTCGCGCTGGATGGTGCCACTTATGACATATTGATTCACGGCCATACCCATCGCCCCGTTTGGGAGCAGCGTCCGGAGGGGCGGCGCATGGTGCTGGGTGCCTGGGACGTCGATAGCGCACAAATCGGGCGCTGGGAAAACGGCCAATGGTCCTTGCAGCTACTGAGTCCACCGTAA
- a CDS encoding energy transducer TonB codes for MAIAEHKFYFLVPEEKPHWSESLLPWLLLSALLMVAGIFFYVHIQKPKMQSLPNQTTVHKTFRIMPRPSRPQAPSPAMPRIVPPSRPVVVPYQVVPAAHPQPRRRSVPQPRRAPARTHPLTQRVTPELTPASPSAQPQLLPHISIGRLEQQMDQVARAVTASPPLPKFENPKGPVADFYIAGWIQKLERIGDLNYPGDMVGQLKVKVVLNPQGDLKRIIMEQSSGNKALDAAAERIIRLSFPYMPFSKQLAEQTRKIEIPLNMHFLGVRHVSAWR; via the coding sequence TTGGCTATCGCTGAACACAAGTTTTATTTTCTGGTTCCGGAAGAAAAGCCCCACTGGAGTGAGAGCCTGCTACCCTGGTTGCTGCTCTCCGCACTGCTTATGGTGGCGGGTATTTTTTTCTATGTACACATCCAGAAGCCGAAAATGCAGTCGTTACCGAATCAAACAACGGTCCACAAGACCTTCCGCATCATGCCGAGACCCAGTCGACCCCAAGCGCCCAGTCCCGCCATGCCCCGGATCGTGCCGCCCAGCAGACCTGTGGTAGTGCCATACCAGGTTGTGCCCGCCGCACACCCGCAGCCGAGACGGCGATCGGTGCCGCAACCCCGTCGGGCCCCGGCGCGAACGCATCCTCTGACGCAGCGCGTAACTCCAGAGTTGACACCGGCATCTCCCAGTGCGCAGCCCCAGCTGTTGCCCCATATCAGTATCGGCAGGCTGGAGCAACAAATGGATCAGGTGGCCCGCGCCGTAACGGCCAGCCCGCCGTTACCGAAGTTTGAGAACCCAAAGGGACCGGTGGCAGATTTCTATATCGCCGGATGGATACAGAAACTGGAGCGGATCGGCGATCTCAATTACCCGGGAGACATGGTCGGGCAGCTTAAGGTTAAGGTCGTACTGAATCCGCAGGGAGACCTCAAGCGCATCATCATGGAGCAGTCATCGGGAAACAAAGCCCTGGATGCGGCAGCGGAACGGATTATCCGGCTCTCCTTCCCGTATATGCCGTTCTCAAAGCAGCTCGCGGAACAAACCCGTAAAATAGAAATTCCGCTGAACATGCATTTTCTGGGGGTGCGGCATGTGTCGGCTTGGCGTTAA
- the trxA gene encoding thioredoxin, whose amino-acid sequence MAVIELTQDNFEAVVTDNDMVIIDFWASWCAPCKAFAPTFAAAAEKYPDIVFGKVDTDVEQELAGSFQIRSIPTLTIFRQQIGIFSQAGSLPASALEEVIQQALALDMDKVREEIAAQPDTMH is encoded by the coding sequence ATGGCCGTAATAGAACTCACGCAAGACAATTTTGAAGCCGTTGTCACCGACAACGATATGGTAATCATTGATTTCTGGGCCTCCTGGTGCGCGCCCTGCAAGGCTTTTGCCCCTACTTTTGCGGCTGCTGCGGAAAAATATCCGGATATCGTCTTCGGCAAGGTCGATACCGATGTAGAACAGGAACTGGCCGGCTCTTTCCAGATTCGTTCCATTCCGACGTTGACTATTTTCCGTCAGCAGATCGGTATCTTCTCGCAGGCCGGTTCACTGCCCGCCAGTGCGCTGGAAGAAGTGATTCAGCAGGCGCTGGCGCTCGATATGGACAAAGTCCGCGAAGAAATTGCCGCGCAGCCGGATACGATGCACTGA
- a CDS encoding peptidylprolyl isomerase — MANPQVVLHSNKGDIVIELDADKAPNTVENFLKYVDEGFFDGTIFHRVIPGFMIQGGGFTAAMQQKEVHAPIANEAENGLKNARGTLAMARTNDPHSATAQFFINLTDNDFLNFKMASGSGWGYAVFGKVVSGMDVVDDIAKTPTGNQGMHQDVPKETISIDKGERLPAA; from the coding sequence ATGGCAAATCCGCAAGTAGTGCTGCACAGCAACAAGGGTGATATCGTCATTGAGCTGGACGCCGACAAGGCGCCCAACACCGTCGAGAATTTTCTGAAGTATGTCGACGAGGGTTTTTTTGACGGCACTATCTTTCATCGCGTGATACCCGGCTTTATGATTCAGGGCGGTGGTTTTACGGCTGCGATGCAGCAGAAAGAGGTCCATGCGCCTATCGCCAATGAGGCGGAGAATGGGCTGAAAAATGCGCGGGGTACGCTCGCCATGGCACGGACCAACGATCCCCACTCCGCCACCGCGCAGTTTTTCATCAATCTGACAGACAATGATTTCCTCAACTTCAAGATGGCCTCCGGATCGGGCTGGGGTTATGCCGTTTTTGGTAAGGTCGTCAGCGGGATGGATGTGGTGGACGACATCGCCAAGACTCCTACCGGTAACCAGGGCATGCACCAGGACGTTCCCAAAGAAACCATCTCCATCGACAAGGGCGAGCGTCTGCCTGCGGCCTGA
- the dxs gene encoding 1-deoxy-D-xylulose-5-phosphate synthase, which yields MSDLLKGIPMPAELRQMSRSEQKGVAKAVRQFLLETVSRTGGHLSSCLGAVELTVALHAVFNTPDDRLIWDVGHQAYPHKILTGRGPFFPQLRIKDGLSGFLKRDESPYDSFGAGHSSTSISAGLGMAVAAKLGHKSREVVAIIGDGAMTAGLAYEALNNGGVLDADLLVILNDNEMSISPNVGAVSQYLTRILSGRLYNTMREGAGQALSFVPPLRELARKAEEGVKGLVTPGTLFEEMGFHYFGPIDGHDLDALIPTLENLKKINGPRLLHVITKKGKGYGPAELDPCGYHGVTPFNRTDGKMVKKPAGAPSYTQVFGDWICDKGAAEKHLVAITPAMREGSGLVRFQQLFPERYFDVGIAEQHAVTFAAGLSCDGIHPVVAIYSTFLQRAYDQLLHDVAIQNLPVLFAIDRAGLVGADGATHQGAFDIAYARCIPNLVIMAPKDEQEMHDMLNTGFAYQGPALVRYPRGNGLGLALDQNLSRRIPIGKAEVLREGKDLAILAFGTRAAAAMAAGEALDATVVNMRFVKPLDTELLNSLAQSHRAFLTVEEGSRMGGAGSAVAEFLLNEGVVRPMRLLGLPDIFIEQGDGGQWLADFGLDAAGIEKSGKELLALLAQSPAGA from the coding sequence ATGAGCGATTTGTTGAAGGGTATTCCTATGCCCGCCGAGCTGCGGCAGATGTCACGCAGCGAGCAGAAAGGCGTGGCCAAAGCGGTGCGGCAGTTCCTTCTGGAAACGGTCAGCCGGACAGGTGGGCACCTTTCTTCCTGTCTGGGGGCGGTGGAACTGACCGTGGCGCTGCACGCCGTATTCAATACCCCGGACGATCGACTGATCTGGGATGTCGGCCATCAAGCCTATCCCCACAAAATTCTTACCGGACGTGGCCCGTTTTTTCCCCAGTTACGGATCAAAGACGGTCTTTCCGGTTTCCTCAAGCGCGATGAAAGCCCTTACGACAGCTTTGGCGCCGGTCACTCCAGCACTTCTATCAGTGCCGGATTGGGCATGGCGGTGGCAGCCAAACTGGGGCATAAATCGCGGGAGGTCGTCGCGATCATTGGCGATGGTGCCATGACGGCGGGCCTCGCCTATGAGGCACTGAATAACGGTGGCGTTTTGGATGCCGACTTGCTGGTCATCCTCAATGATAATGAGATGTCCATCTCACCCAACGTGGGTGCGGTGTCCCAGTACCTGACGCGAATTCTTTCGGGTCGCCTCTATAACACCATGCGCGAAGGGGCAGGGCAGGCCTTGAGTTTCGTACCGCCCTTGCGTGAACTAGCGAGGAAGGCGGAAGAGGGGGTTAAGGGGCTGGTGACGCCGGGGACACTGTTTGAGGAGATGGGATTTCATTATTTCGGCCCTATTGATGGGCACGATCTGGATGCGTTGATCCCGACTCTTGAAAACCTAAAAAAAATCAATGGGCCACGCCTACTCCATGTCATCACCAAAAAAGGGAAGGGCTACGGTCCCGCCGAGCTGGATCCTTGCGGCTATCACGGAGTGACCCCGTTTAACCGGACGGATGGCAAAATGGTCAAGAAACCCGCCGGGGCACCGAGCTACACGCAAGTGTTCGGCGACTGGATTTGCGACAAGGGGGCGGCAGAAAAGCATCTGGTCGCTATCACGCCGGCCATGCGCGAGGGCTCCGGGCTGGTGCGTTTTCAGCAACTCTTTCCCGAGCGTTATTTTGATGTGGGTATCGCTGAACAGCATGCAGTGACTTTTGCCGCAGGTCTGTCCTGTGACGGCATTCACCCGGTGGTCGCCATTTACTCCACTTTCTTGCAGCGGGCCTATGACCAGCTCTTGCATGATGTCGCCATCCAGAATTTGCCGGTGCTTTTTGCTATTGACCGCGCGGGATTGGTCGGTGCTGACGGGGCTACTCATCAGGGCGCTTTTGACATCGCCTATGCGCGCTGCATTCCTAACCTGGTCATTATGGCTCCCAAAGATGAGCAGGAGATGCACGATATGCTCAACACGGGCTTCGCCTATCAGGGGCCGGCACTGGTGCGTTATCCGCGCGGTAACGGCCTGGGCTTGGCGCTGGACCAGAATTTGTCACGGCGGATCCCCATCGGTAAGGCAGAGGTTCTGCGGGAAGGCAAGGATCTCGCGATTCTCGCCTTTGGTACTCGCGCTGCGGCAGCCATGGCGGCCGGTGAGGCCCTCGACGCTACCGTCGTCAATATGCGTTTCGTCAAGCCATTGGACACGGAATTACTGAACAGTCTCGCGCAAAGCCATCGGGCGTTCTTGACTGTGGAGGAAGGCTCACGCATGGGGGGCGCCGGTAGCGCCGTCGCGGAGTTCCTGCTCAATGAAGGCGTCGTGCGGCCCATGCGCCTGCTCGGTTTACCCGACATCTTTATCGAACAGGGCGATGGTGGCCAATGGCTTGCAGACTTTGGCCTGGATGCCGCAGGGATCGAGAAATCCGGTAAGGAATTGCTCGCATTGCTTGCCCAGTCACCGGCCGGGGCGTAG
- a CDS encoding farnesyl diphosphate synthase codes for MSLDAAVNNESFARFRTRSVQRTESILGTLLPAAHILPARLHDAMRYSTLGGGKRIRPLLVYATGACLGVPLEHLDRPAAALEMIHAYSLVHDDLPAMDNDDLRRGQPTCHRAYDEATAILVGDALQAQAFLVLAEPGWGVAAEWQVQMLAILAQASGSRGMVGGQAIDLAAVGHELALPALEQMHLHKTGMLIRCAIQLALCAAGIGEKESTAAALLRYADRVGLAFQVQDDILDEIGDLQQTGKARQGADRSRNKPSFVTLLGLVEAQGYARRLLDEALEALQPWQTEADHLRALARLIVERNK; via the coding sequence ATGAGCTTGGACGCCGCTGTGAACAATGAGAGTTTTGCGCGGTTCCGGACGCGCTCGGTACAGCGCACCGAAAGTATTCTGGGGACACTGCTGCCCGCGGCACATATACTGCCCGCGCGTCTGCATGACGCCATGCGTTACAGTACCCTGGGCGGCGGCAAGCGCATCCGTCCCTTGCTGGTGTACGCGACGGGTGCCTGCCTGGGTGTGCCACTGGAGCATCTGGACCGTCCCGCGGCGGCGCTGGAGATGATTCACGCCTATTCACTCGTGCATGACGATCTCCCGGCCATGGATAATGATGACTTGCGCCGGGGGCAGCCTACCTGCCATCGTGCTTATGACGAAGCCACCGCCATTCTCGTGGGCGATGCTTTGCAGGCACAGGCCTTCCTGGTGCTGGCTGAGCCGGGTTGGGGAGTGGCTGCCGAATGGCAGGTGCAGATGCTGGCGATTCTCGCACAGGCTTCTGGCTCACGGGGTATGGTAGGTGGGCAGGCTATTGATCTGGCCGCCGTGGGGCATGAGTTGGCTTTGCCCGCACTGGAGCAAATGCACCTGCATAAGACGGGCATGCTCATTCGCTGCGCCATACAGTTGGCGCTTTGCGCCGCAGGCATTGGTGAGAAAGAATCCACCGCTGCGGCGCTGCTGCGTTATGCCGACCGTGTCGGCCTGGCTTTTCAGGTACAAGACGATATCCTTGACGAGATTGGCGATTTGCAACAGACCGGAAAGGCGCGGCAAGGCGCGGATCGCAGCCGAAACAAGCCCAGTTTTGTTACCTTGCTCGGTCTTGTTGAGGCGCAAGGCTATGCCCGACGCCTGCTCGACGAGGCTTTGGAGGCCTTGCAGCCCTGGCAAACAGAAGCTGATCACCTCCGCGCCCTGGCGCGCCTCATTGTAGAGCGGAATAAATGA
- a CDS encoding MFS transporter yields MFLQKVGSAPSAADDVTRFEVLGAISVSHFLNDSIQSLMLAVYPLFKSNFDLSFAQIGLITLAYQLTASIIQPLVGRFTDRHPMPYSLPFGMLFTFGGLLLLSVAPNYATLLLAAALVGLGSSVFHPESSRVARMASGGRHGLAQSIFQVGGNVGSAVGPLLAAFFVMPNGQRSLSWFSLTALLAIVILSFVGRWYQHQHRQPKRPAAKIVAPLLPPTLVRRSIIILVVLMFSKFLYLTSISSYLIFYLMQRFHIVTQEAQMHLFIFLAAVAAGTLMGGPIGDRIGRKKVIWVSLLGIAPFTLALPYVGLTLSAILTVIIGFLLASAFPAIVVYAQELVPGKVGTISGLFFGLAFGLGGIGAALLGELADVWSIQVVYQICAFLPLLGVLAGFLPHIPRAREPAA; encoded by the coding sequence ATGTTTCTGCAAAAGGTCGGGAGTGCTCCGAGCGCAGCCGACGATGTCACCCGCTTCGAGGTGCTCGGCGCTATCAGCGTGTCGCATTTTCTCAATGACAGCATTCAGTCGTTGATGCTCGCGGTGTATCCGCTGTTCAAAAGTAATTTTGATTTGAGCTTTGCGCAGATCGGGTTGATTACCCTGGCCTATCAGTTGACCGCATCCATCATTCAGCCATTGGTAGGGCGTTTTACCGATCGCCATCCTATGCCGTACTCATTGCCTTTCGGCATGCTATTTACCTTTGGCGGGCTATTGTTGCTCTCCGTGGCTCCGAATTATGCAACGCTTTTATTGGCAGCGGCGTTGGTGGGCCTGGGTTCATCGGTGTTCCATCCCGAGTCCTCGCGGGTGGCGCGGATGGCCTCTGGCGGGCGCCACGGGCTGGCGCAGTCCATTTTTCAGGTGGGTGGTAATGTGGGCTCGGCGGTGGGTCCATTGCTGGCCGCCTTTTTCGTCATGCCTAACGGCCAACGCAGCCTGTCGTGGTTTTCACTGACGGCGTTACTGGCCATCGTGATTCTTTCTTTTGTGGGGCGCTGGTATCAGCATCAGCACCGTCAGCCCAAAAGGCCAGCGGCAAAGATCGTGGCGCCCTTGCTGCCTCCCACACTGGTGCGACGCAGTATTATCATTTTGGTCGTGCTGATGTTCTCCAAGTTTCTGTATCTGACCAGCATCAGCAGCTACCTGATTTTCTACCTGATGCAGCGCTTTCATATCGTAACCCAGGAAGCGCAGATGCACCTTTTCATTTTCCTCGCGGCGGTGGCAGCAGGGACATTGATGGGTGGGCCGATTGGGGACCGGATTGGCCGCAAGAAGGTGATTTGGGTTTCTTTGCTGGGGATTGCGCCCTTTACCCTCGCCTTGCCCTATGTGGGTCTGACGCTAAGCGCTATTTTGACGGTGATCATTGGCTTCCTCCTGGCTTCGGCCTTCCCCGCCATTGTGGTGTACGCGCAAGAATTGGTGCCCGGCAAGGTCGGGACCATCTCTGGTTTGTTTTTCGGGCTGGCTTTTGGTCTGGGGGGCATAGGTGCCGCATTGCTCGGGGAACTGGCAGACGTCTGGAGTATCCAGGTGGTGTATCAGATCTGCGCTTTCCTGCCTTTGCTCGGTGTGCTGGCCGGATTTCTGCCCCACATCCCCCGTGCGCGGGAGCCGGCGGCCTGA
- a CDS encoding HAD-IC family P-type ATPase, which produces MACGLSSAAASALQQQYGPNHLPTAHAPRWWQQLLAQFRNTLIAILLAAALLSLVLGHLVDGAVIGTVILINTLLGFVQENRAEKAVQALQSFLAPQVLVCRDGDWQHLPAEALVPGDWVRIENGARISADMRLLEAHALRVDESLLTGESVPVDKTTSGDAGELLLRAGTLVTGGDGVGQVTATGSATEIGRIHQLMGTTLTMRSPLLERISRLSRTLAFTVVLLAAVAVGIAWWRGETLEFALLAAISLAVAIIPEGLPAVISVTLALGVQRMAQRGAIVRQLPAVETLGTVTVICTDKTGTLTENRMTVQDLALADDSPALLQRALRVMILCNDAQLRNDQSGIGDPLEQALLRYAGTHGADVDVSRMGSPRADARPFSHEQPFMATRHSDGIAIKGAPEWVLQRCRWMATASGVAEVDPRYWHKVIADMATAGMRTIALASAMDGRWEALDDGGWTWLGVVALLDPPRAAVPAAIAACRSAGIRVIMVTGDHPQTAATIARQVGILEDGPAAVVDHAQWVSADAEGRQALARDAVVFARVQPADKLELVQTLQASGEVVAMTGDGVNDAPALRRAQIGVAMGQSGSDVAREAAAMVLSDDNFAHIATAVAEGRHIYDNIRRTTFFMLPTNFAEGLVIFFAVLSGMTLPITPLQILWVNTITASTLTLAFAFMGADKGVMERKPRPAWEALIPGSLWWRIFGLSTFLVIIVFVVFFGDATLHSDSHAHTLAVNALVGAEAGILLAIYGRWRRDRGDVVLVVAMAAALIAQGLFSYLPFFQRVFATTAMGGADMGIVAVCAALAWLAGKLAAPPPTV; this is translated from the coding sequence ATGGCATGCGGTCTGAGCAGCGCCGCGGCCTCGGCGTTACAGCAACAATACGGGCCTAATCATCTGCCCACGGCGCATGCACCGCGCTGGTGGCAACAACTGCTGGCGCAGTTTCGCAACACCCTCATCGCGATTTTGCTGGCCGCTGCACTCTTATCCCTGGTACTCGGACATCTGGTAGACGGCGCGGTCATCGGCACGGTGATCCTGATCAACACCTTGCTCGGCTTTGTTCAGGAGAACCGCGCGGAGAAAGCCGTGCAGGCACTGCAATCTTTTCTCGCCCCGCAGGTGTTGGTCTGTCGCGATGGCGACTGGCAACATCTGCCCGCTGAAGCACTGGTGCCCGGCGACTGGGTGCGAATAGAAAATGGGGCACGTATCAGCGCGGACATGCGCTTGCTGGAGGCGCATGCTCTGCGGGTGGACGAATCCCTGCTGACGGGGGAATCCGTCCCGGTGGATAAAACCACTTCTGGCGACGCTGGCGAGTTACTGCTGCGGGCCGGAACGCTGGTGACCGGGGGAGATGGTGTTGGCCAGGTGACCGCCACCGGCAGTGCCACCGAAATAGGCCGTATCCATCAGCTCATGGGAACCACCCTGACCATGCGCTCGCCTCTGCTGGAGCGCATCAGCCGCTTGTCCCGGACGCTCGCCTTTACCGTCGTTCTTCTGGCAGCCGTCGCGGTGGGTATTGCCTGGTGGCGGGGCGAGACGCTGGAATTCGCCCTGCTCGCCGCCATCAGTCTCGCGGTAGCCATTATTCCCGAAGGGTTACCAGCAGTCATTAGTGTGACCCTGGCACTGGGCGTGCAGCGTATGGCGCAACGCGGCGCCATTGTCCGCCAGTTACCGGCAGTGGAAACCCTGGGCACGGTTACCGTCATTTGCACCGACAAAACGGGCACCCTGACAGAAAATCGCATGACCGTGCAGGACCTGGCCCTCGCCGATGACTCCCCTGCCCTGCTGCAACGTGCCCTGCGGGTCATGATTTTGTGTAATGACGCCCAACTACGCAACGATCAGAGCGGTATTGGTGACCCTCTGGAACAGGCCCTGCTCCGCTATGCGGGCACGCATGGTGCGGACGTCGACGTGTCGCGGATGGGGTCTCCGCGGGCGGATGCCCGGCCTTTCAGCCACGAGCAGCCTTTCATGGCGACGCGCCACAGCGACGGCATCGCCATTAAAGGGGCCCCGGAATGGGTCCTGCAGCGCTGTCGGTGGATGGCGACCGCAAGCGGGGTGGCGGAAGTCGATCCGCGCTATTGGCACAAAGTCATTGCGGATATGGCGACTGCCGGCATGCGTACCATTGCCCTGGCCAGTGCGATGGATGGACGGTGGGAAGCTCTGGACGATGGTGGCTGGACCTGGTTGGGTGTTGTCGCACTGCTGGATCCCCCGCGTGCCGCCGTACCGGCCGCCATTGCTGCCTGCCGCAGCGCGGGTATCCGGGTGATTATGGTTACCGGCGATCATCCGCAGACGGCGGCCACTATCGCCCGTCAGGTCGGCATTCTGGAAGATGGTCCAGCGGCGGTGGTCGATCATGCCCAGTGGGTCAGCGCGGATGCAGAGGGACGGCAGGCCCTGGCCCGCGATGCAGTGGTTTTCGCCAGGGTGCAGCCCGCCGATAAGCTGGAACTGGTGCAGACCCTGCAGGCCAGCGGCGAGGTGGTCGCGATGACCGGTGATGGTGTCAACGATGCACCCGCCTTGCGCCGGGCGCAGATTGGTGTGGCCATGGGGCAATCGGGGAGCGACGTGGCCCGTGAGGCTGCGGCCATGGTGTTGAGTGACGACAACTTTGCCCATATCGCCACTGCCGTAGCGGAGGGGCGCCACATCTATGACAATATCCGGCGCACGACTTTCTTTATGCTGCCGACTAATTTTGCGGAAGGGCTGGTGATTTTTTTCGCGGTGCTGTCGGGAATGACCCTGCCTATTACTCCACTGCAGATACTTTGGGTGAACACGATTACCGCCAGTACGCTGACTCTGGCTTTTGCATTCATGGGGGCGGACAAAGGCGTGATGGAGCGCAAACCGCGTCCGGCCTGGGAGGCACTCATTCCAGGAAGCTTGTGGTGGCGCATCTTCGGATTGAGTACCTTTCTGGTCATAATCGTCTTTGTGGTGTTTTTTGGCGATGCGACGCTGCACAGCGACAGCCATGCGCACACCCTGGCGGTGAACGCCCTGGTGGGCGCGGAGGCCGGAATACTGCTGGCCATATATGGGCGCTGGCGTCGTGACCGGGGGGATGTCGTCCTTGTGGTGGCGATGGCAGCTGCCCTGATTGCACAGGGGCTTTTCTCCTATCTGCCATTTTTTCAGCGGGTATTCGCGACAACGGCCATGGGGGGCGCGGATATGGGGATCGTTGCCGTCTGCGCGGCGTTGGCGTGGCTGGCCGGCAAGCTTGCGGCGCCTCCGCCGACGGTTTGA
- the xseB gene encoding exodeoxyribonuclease VII small subunit yields the protein MNDKSSPVEAPADFASTLDALEETVRRLEEGQLGLEDSVALFQRGMELSKRAEAQLQNARQTVEILLGEDAVSTPLTQEEDV from the coding sequence ATGAACGATAAATCGTCCCCCGTGGAAGCCCCCGCAGACTTCGCAAGCACCTTGGACGCCTTGGAAGAAACCGTTCGCCGCCTGGAAGAGGGGCAGCTGGGTCTGGAAGACTCTGTCGCCCTTTTTCAGCGCGGCATGGAACTGTCCAAACGTGCCGAGGCGCAGTTGCAAAATGCCCGGCAGACCGTGGAAATATTACTCGGAGAGGACGCGGTTTCCACTCCGCTTACTCAGGAAGAAGACGTATGA
- the xseA gene encoding exodeoxyribonuclease VII large subunit, which produces MTISNSQIPILTVSALNSAAREIIEGNFPLLRVEGELSNFSSPGSGHWYFSLKDTRAQVRCAMFRQRNTYTRIQPRNGMQVQILAQPTLYEGRGEFQLIVEQLLDAGEGDLQARFAALKDKLAAEGLFAPELKRPLPRWPQRVAVVTSASGAALHDIRVTLARRWPMLAVMVYPVLVQGDQAAAQICAALARIASRQQEDVVILARGGGSAEDLWCFNEESVARAIRACPVPVVTGIGHEIDFTIADFAGDLRAATPTAAAEAVSPDRAEWLPQVQAHRRQLEQSMQRTLRDATQRLDYLRLRLRHPGERVRDAERRLRLARGTLRQAMQRQQAQWSGRLQVLQARRLRQDPRQRLQNLTERLEVRRAALILAMDKRLASVEAQQQQQAAALRLLDPLAVLQRGFAVLRDASGKVVFGSASVAVHAQVTATLAQGTLLCEVLEKSD; this is translated from the coding sequence ATGACTATCAGTAATTCGCAAATACCGATACTTACGGTCAGTGCCCTGAACAGCGCTGCCCGCGAGATTATTGAAGGGAATTTTCCGCTGTTAAGGGTGGAGGGTGAACTGTCCAATTTCAGTAGCCCCGGATCGGGGCATTGGTATTTTTCGCTGAAGGACACGCGGGCGCAGGTGCGCTGCGCCATGTTCCGCCAGCGCAATACCTATACCCGGATTCAGCCCCGCAACGGCATGCAGGTGCAGATACTGGCGCAGCCGACCCTGTATGAAGGACGCGGCGAGTTTCAGTTGATTGTCGAGCAATTGCTGGATGCCGGTGAGGGTGATTTACAGGCGCGTTTTGCCGCTCTCAAGGACAAGCTCGCGGCCGAAGGGCTTTTTGCGCCGGAATTGAAACGCCCCCTCCCCCGCTGGCCGCAGCGGGTCGCCGTGGTCACTTCGGCGAGCGGCGCGGCGCTGCACGACATCCGGGTGACGCTGGCGCGGCGCTGGCCGATGCTCGCGGTCATGGTCTATCCGGTGCTGGTGCAAGGCGATCAGGCGGCGGCACAGATTTGCGCCGCGCTGGCCCGCATTGCCAGTCGGCAGCAGGAGGATGTGGTGATCCTGGCGCGTGGTGGCGGCAGCGCGGAGGATCTGTGGTGTTTTAATGAAGAAAGCGTGGCGCGCGCGATTCGTGCTTGCCCGGTGCCGGTGGTGACGGGCATCGGTCATGAAATTGATTTCACCATTGCCGATTTCGCGGGTGATCTGCGCGCGGCGACCCCCACGGCGGCGGCGGAGGCGGTGAGCCCCGACCGTGCCGAGTGGTTGCCGCAGGTGCAGGCACATCGGCGACAACTGGAACAGTCCATGCAGCGCACGCTGCGGGACGCGACCCAGCGTCTCGACTACTTGCGGCTGCGCCTGCGTCATCCCGGCGAGCGGGTGCGGGATGCTGAGCGCCGTTTGCGTCTGGCGCGTGGGACTTTACGGCAGGCCATGCAGCGCCAGCAGGCCCAATGGAGTGGACGCCTGCAGGTTCTCCAGGCGCGGCGTTTGCGGCAGGACCCGCGTCAGCGCCTGCAGAATCTGACGGAGCGCTTGGAAGTCCGGCGCGCCGCGCTGATTCTGGCGATGGACAAGCGCTTGGCCAGCGTCGAGGCGCAACAGCAGCAGCAGGCGGCAGCCTTACGTCTGCTGGATCCCTTGGCTGTGCTACAACGCGGTTTTGCCGTCCTTCGCGATGCGTCCGGCAAGGTGGTGTTTGGCAGCGCCTCTGTCGCGGTGCATGCGCAGGTTACCGCGACCCTGGCGCAGGGCACCCTGCTCTGCGAGGTCCTCGAAAAAAGTGATTAG